The following DNA comes from Castanea sativa cultivar Marrone di Chiusa Pesio chromosome 10, ASM4071231v1.
taattattttatttttttctctcttcggAGAAAGGgtgaaaaaatagggttttagTTCTCTAATGTAGACTGTAGTTGAAGGATTTTGAGCTCCACGGGGTATTCAGTTAAATCCATGAACTTGCCTAAAAAATACAACATTCTTAAATGCAAAATTTAGAGTCTATTTGATAAAAGATTTCTAATAGCGTTTAAGTTTTGTAGAAATAAGTGTGcagtaaaaaattatatgaaaatatgtattttagtgtttaaacaccGTTACTAAACGGgctctaacattttttttttcacttttgttatataactatatataagtCATAAATATTGgttcaaatattgaaaaatccgaccaaatttaaaataaaattgtgatcATACTTCATTCAATAAATTCTGTCAATTTCAAAgtcttaaaacttaaaagagcCAATATTGAATATGGGTGTAGGAATTTATGGCGGAAGTGGAGGTGAGGGCAGCACACAACGTTCTAGAAGCTTGTGCACAAACAGAAACAATGGAGAAGGTGGTTTTCACATCCTCGGTCACAGCCGTCGTTTGGAGAGATGATCGTAAATCCACAGCATCTGATTTGGATGAGAGACATTGGAGTGACATTAATTTTTGTCGTAAATATAAGGTATAATAAGTTCAATAATGTTAATCTTCAGCCAATTGGTAtctcattttattctttttttagatAGGGTATCTAATCTAATTTTATTCTGATTACACCTTTCCCATATTAGAAGTGTCTTTATCATGAACAATtttttcctctcaaaaaaatattttatttgtctcaacttttaatatatatatatgggttcaatatgaaatttttcaaaaagaaaagacttaagtataattatttatatcttATACATTGAGttacttaattaaatttaaacatatggttgcattgatcaataaaacacaaacaatattatttttctaaaataattaaattcaatatagTTATGTATTTAAACTTTATTGGCTAACATAATGTAACTAAGAAATCGTACCtcattttagaaaaagaaaacatacctAAACTTTACCTTTTCCGAAATaggtaagaaaataaaatacgtAAGTGGAACTAATCCCTTTTCTCAATCTCTATGATGTCACTCAACTTTCCTCCCTCTCTTATTCCAAAAACTCCCccaaatagtaaaaaaaaaaaaaaacttgtggtAAGACTCAAGACTCACTAATAGTtcgaaaacacacacacacacacacacatatatatatatatatatatatatatttctttttatacttttccatttaattattatgattttatCTTTCAAACAATTGAgaaattgtaacaaaaaatagaaagtttttaaaaaatatatatatatatatatatattgcttttccattatataataattaatatatcatCTTTATATTGCCAATTCTGAATTtctaactagaaaaaaaaaatgtacatgtTGACCCTTAAAATTGGAAAAACAGTTGTGGCATGCAGTATCAAAGACCCTAGCAGAAAAGACAGCATGGGCCTTAGCAATGGACAGGGGAGTGAATATGGTATCAATCAATGCAGGGTTGATTATGGGCCCTGATCTGTCTATTACTAACCCATATTTGAAAGGAGCCGCTGAGATGTACGAAGATGGAGTGTTGGTGACCGTCGATCTAAATTCTTTGGTGGAAGCCCACATTTGTGTCTACGAAGATATCTCATCTTATGGACGTTATTTATCTTTCAATCACGTTATTAATCGACATGAAGATGCTGTTAAGCTAGCCCAGATGTTGACCCCTTCTGCCCCTATGTTACCTCAAAGGTATATATTATACAAACAAGATTTTTACCCAATAAATTAAAGACAATACACATTTATAATACCATATAGaagtataattaattttaattgattatcaaattataataataaaatttgataattttatttttattttttgtattttctaagCTTAAATGCATGAATTTGCATGTAATCATAATTGATATTCAACTAAAGTATAATTGAAATGGTtggttccagttaactcaattgataaaatttcttattgttgaataagagatttgaggtttaaTTCTCGATTAGAATCTCGgtttaatgataaagaaaaaagaaatgacaCTTGGTGTGAAATTAGagtatatttaaaattaatatagtgACACTTGACGTCATTTTctcaagaggaaaaaaaaaaaaaaaaaacacttgccATCAAATAATATAACTTCTAGAATAtgatttgttggatttttttttttttttacttctttatgACATGAGAATTAAAATTACTAAGATCAACATTTGTTGGAATAAATATACCACAATTTTAAGGGCGTGTctgtaatataatttataatttatggtACACATTAATTTTAAGGATGTACgtacagtttttttttgtaCGTACAGTTTGTACTTgcataataataaattaataacatgCTTTTAATCTCTGTACAGCTGTGACCAGGAAATGAAGATCATCCAACAGAGGATAAGCAACAAGAAATTGAACAAATTGATGGTGAATTTCCAGGTTGGGAGTGATGAAAACTCATCGtgatcaaaattaaattaaagcaTACATTATTATTAG
Coding sequences within:
- the LOC142612878 gene encoding cinnamoyl-CoA reductase-like SNL6 — protein: MAPASFHHTSNTVCVMDASGRLGSTLVERLLQRGYTVHAAVQHHDELQFNGLASDNKKLKIFHSDPYDYQSIIDALKGCSGLFYTFEPPKDQPSYDEFMAEVEVRAAHNVLEACAQTETMEKVVFTSSVTAVVWRDDRKSTASDLDERHWSDINFCRKYKLWHAVSKTLAEKTAWALAMDRGVNMVSINAGLIMGPDLSITNPYLKGAAEMYEDGVLVTVDLNSLVEAHICVYEDISSYGRYLSFNHVINRHEDAVKLAQMLTPSAPMLPQSCDQEMKIIQQRISNKKLNKLMVNFQVGSDENSS